From Cellulomonas chengniuliangii, the proteins below share one genomic window:
- the cysS gene encoding cysteine--tRNA ligase: MSLRLYDTATREVRDFVPVVPGEVGIYLCGATVQGAPHIGHMRSSVAFDVLVRWLRRNGNRVTLVRNVTDIDDKILAKADAAGERWWAWALANERAFTQAYDALGVLPPTYEPRATGHVPAMVELMQALVDGGHAYVAGEGDVYFDVRSFPEYGSLTNQRLDDMVATADGAGDDADVTKRDPRDFALWKSPKPGEPETASWDTPFGRGRPGWHLECSAMARRYLGSTFDIHGGGLDLRFPHHENEQAQSRAAGDGFARYWLHNGWVTQGGAKMSKSLGNGLLVSTLLETTPPAVLRYALTAVQYRSMLEWTPDTLGEAEATWERFTGFVDRATEQVGPVDDDEVAKAELPEGFVTAMDDDLNVPAALAVVHEHLRAGNSALAEQDLDEARAALVQVRSMLDILGLDPGSAQWRRQGDDRGYSDALEALVAAELAARSEARATRDFATSDAIRDRLAAAGILVEDSATGSRWSLAHRSDEVEN, translated from the coding sequence GTGAGCCTTCGCCTGTACGACACCGCCACCCGTGAGGTGCGTGACTTCGTCCCCGTGGTCCCGGGTGAGGTCGGCATCTACCTGTGCGGTGCGACCGTGCAGGGCGCCCCCCACATCGGGCACATGCGCTCGAGCGTCGCCTTCGACGTCCTCGTCCGGTGGCTGCGCCGCAACGGCAACCGGGTCACCCTCGTGCGCAATGTCACCGACATCGACGACAAGATCCTCGCGAAGGCGGACGCCGCCGGGGAGCGGTGGTGGGCGTGGGCGCTGGCCAACGAGCGTGCCTTCACCCAGGCCTACGACGCCCTCGGGGTGCTGCCGCCCACCTATGAGCCGCGCGCCACGGGCCACGTGCCCGCGATGGTCGAGCTGATGCAGGCGCTCGTCGACGGCGGCCACGCCTACGTCGCGGGCGAGGGAGACGTCTACTTCGACGTCCGGTCCTTCCCCGAGTACGGCTCGCTGACCAACCAGCGCCTCGACGACATGGTGGCCACCGCCGACGGCGCCGGCGACGACGCGGACGTCACGAAGCGGGACCCCCGCGACTTCGCCCTCTGGAAGTCGCCCAAGCCGGGCGAGCCCGAGACGGCGTCCTGGGACACCCCGTTCGGTCGGGGCCGTCCCGGCTGGCACCTCGAGTGCTCCGCGATGGCCCGGCGGTACCTCGGCTCCACCTTCGACATCCACGGCGGCGGCCTGGACCTGCGGTTCCCGCACCACGAGAACGAGCAGGCGCAGTCCCGTGCCGCGGGGGACGGGTTCGCCCGGTACTGGCTGCACAACGGCTGGGTCACCCAGGGCGGGGCCAAGATGAGCAAGTCCCTCGGCAACGGGCTGCTGGTCAGCACGCTGCTCGAGACGACGCCCCCCGCGGTGCTGCGTTACGCGCTCACGGCGGTGCAGTACCGGTCCATGCTCGAGTGGACCCCCGACACCCTCGGCGAGGCCGAGGCGACGTGGGAGCGGTTCACCGGTTTCGTCGACCGCGCCACCGAGCAGGTCGGCCCGGTGGACGACGACGAGGTGGCCAAGGCCGAGCTGCCCGAGGGCTTCGTCACCGCGATGGACGACGACCTGAACGTGCCCGCCGCGCTCGCGGTGGTCCACGAGCACCTGCGCGCCGGCAACTCGGCGCTCGCCGAGCAGGACCTGGACGAGGCCCGTGCCGCGTTGGTCCAGGTGCGCTCGATGCTCGACATCCTGGGACTGGATCCCGGCAGCGCCCAGTGGCGCCGCCAGGGAGACGACCGCGGGTACTCGGACGCGCTCGAGGCGCTGGTCGCCGCCGAGCTCGCCGCCCGCTCCGAAGCGCGCGCCACGCGTGACTTCGCCACCTCCGACGCGATCCGGGACCGGCTCGCCGCCGCCGGCATCCTCGTCGAGGACTCCGCGACCGGCAGCCGCTGGTCGCTCGCGCACCGCAGTGATGAGGTCGAGAACTGA
- a CDS encoding MFS transporter: MKETLDLARRTPGVLTLLTGNFAVAFGSNLVIPFLAVYLTRELELSAVVVAMAITVKFWAQQGLSMVGGWIADRTGAVPAMCGGLLVRAVSYLLLMGATGSVTVVAACALLGFGGAVYVPASKSALVRLLGTGDQVRMIFALRSTANNAGSALGPLAGSLLLLVADARVSFVLTSTTYVVLAIVLLRLRGLTEGEEPGAAGTSSDPAAGDARAPVDRRTLAWILACAFAFGFCYIQLEYALPVYTGAEHDPALVGVLFAINAVAVVLLQVPLNQSTSRVSSSALVICGSLLLMSTSFMAASWGTVGGLVACVLLFSAAEVLIDPRIDGEIANSVPAHRRGMAFGLVGSAIGGGGACANVLAASLATGDGGLESQFWWILAVVSVGFAVVLYVASLAVRPGRRAPETVDATPVDEH, translated from the coding sequence GTGAAGGAGACCCTGGACCTGGCCCGGCGCACCCCGGGCGTCCTGACGCTGCTCACGGGAAACTTCGCCGTCGCGTTCGGCAGCAACCTCGTGATCCCTTTCCTCGCCGTCTACCTGACGCGGGAGCTCGAGCTGAGCGCCGTCGTCGTCGCGATGGCGATCACCGTGAAGTTCTGGGCTCAGCAGGGTCTGTCCATGGTCGGGGGCTGGATCGCCGACCGCACCGGCGCCGTTCCCGCCATGTGCGGCGGTCTGCTGGTCCGGGCCGTCTCGTACCTGCTGCTCATGGGCGCCACCGGGTCCGTCACGGTCGTGGCCGCGTGCGCGCTCCTGGGCTTCGGCGGGGCCGTCTACGTGCCGGCGTCGAAGTCGGCGCTGGTGCGGCTGCTCGGCACCGGGGACCAGGTCCGGATGATCTTCGCGCTGCGCAGCACCGCGAACAACGCGGGCAGCGCCCTCGGACCGCTCGCCGGCAGCCTGCTGCTCCTCGTGGCCGACGCCCGGGTCAGCTTCGTCCTCACGAGCACCACCTACGTGGTCCTGGCGATCGTGCTCCTGCGCCTGCGCGGACTCACGGAGGGCGAGGAGCCCGGCGCGGCGGGCACGTCGAGCGACCCGGCTGCCGGCGACGCCCGCGCACCCGTGGACCGTCGCACGCTCGCCTGGATCCTCGCGTGCGCCTTCGCGTTCGGCTTCTGCTACATCCAGCTCGAGTACGCGCTGCCGGTGTACACGGGCGCCGAGCACGACCCCGCGCTCGTCGGCGTCCTCTTCGCGATCAACGCCGTCGCCGTGGTGCTGCTCCAGGTGCCGCTCAACCAGTCCACCAGCAGGGTCAGCAGCTCGGCCCTCGTCATCTGCGGCTCCCTGCTGCTGATGTCGACGAGCTTCATGGCCGCGTCCTGGGGAACCGTGGGCGGTCTTGTCGCGTGCGTGCTGCTGTTCTCCGCCGCGGAGGTCCTGATCGACCCGCGCATCGACGGGGAGATCGCCAACTCGGTCCCGGCGCACCGACGGGGCATGGCGTTCGGCCTCGTCGGCTCTGCGATCGGTGGGGGCGGTGCGTGCGCGAACGTGCTGGCGGCGTCGCTCGCCACGGGGGACGGCGGGCTCGAGAGCCAGTTCTGGTGGATCCTCGCGGTGGTCAGCGTCGGCTTCGCCGTGGTCCTCTACGTCGCTTCGCTCGCCGTCCGGCCGGGGCGCCGGGCGCCGGAGACCGTCGACGCCACACCGGTCGACGAGCACTGA
- a CDS encoding alanine racemase, with product MSMLGTRLDAATKGLPAPLAVVDLDALEANADDLVRRAAGVPVRVASKSVRVRSVLEAMLARPGFAGVMAYSLREALWLVGEGVDDVLVGYPTVDEGALLDLAADPAAAGAVTLMVDDVLQADMAQRAAASGGNRLRVCLDVDASLRIRVGPVTAHLGVRRSPVHSPEDAARLTAELVRRPGLEVRGVMFYEAQVAGMPDSSLAVRAVKRASVADLARRRGQVLDAVRDVLGHEVALVNSGGSGSLETSAADPVVTEVTAGSGLYVPTLFDGYRSFTPRPAAYFGLDVVRVPARGFATVAGGGYVASGPASGSRLPRPVAPRGLALTGREGAGEVQTPLRGAASADLRIGDRVWFRHAKAGEVMERFDRVHLVRGDRVERVVPTYRGEQRAFG from the coding sequence ATGAGCATGCTCGGCACACGGCTCGACGCGGCGACCAAAGGGCTGCCAGCGCCTCTCGCAGTCGTCGACCTGGATGCCCTCGAGGCCAACGCCGACGACCTCGTGCGTCGCGCCGCAGGCGTGCCAGTCCGGGTCGCGAGCAAGTCCGTGCGGGTGCGCTCGGTGCTCGAGGCGATGCTCGCCCGGCCCGGCTTCGCGGGCGTGATGGCCTACTCGCTGCGCGAGGCGCTGTGGCTGGTCGGCGAGGGCGTGGACGACGTCCTGGTGGGGTACCCCACCGTGGACGAGGGCGCCCTGCTGGACCTGGCCGCGGATCCCGCCGCGGCCGGCGCGGTGACGCTCATGGTCGACGACGTGCTGCAGGCCGACATGGCGCAGCGCGCGGCTGCGTCAGGCGGCAACCGCCTGCGGGTCTGCCTCGACGTGGACGCGTCGCTGCGGATCCGCGTCGGGCCGGTGACCGCCCATCTGGGCGTGCGGCGGTCGCCGGTCCACAGCCCGGAGGACGCCGCCCGGCTCACCGCGGAGCTCGTGCGCCGCCCGGGGCTCGAAGTCCGTGGGGTGATGTTCTATGAGGCCCAGGTCGCGGGCATGCCGGACTCGAGCCTCGCCGTCCGCGCGGTCAAGCGGGCCTCGGTGGCCGACCTCGCGAGGCGCCGGGGCCAGGTCCTCGACGCGGTGCGCGACGTGCTGGGCCACGAGGTCGCGCTGGTGAACTCGGGCGGGTCCGGGTCCCTCGAGACGAGCGCGGCGGACCCGGTGGTCACCGAGGTCACCGCCGGATCAGGGCTGTACGTCCCCACCCTCTTCGACGGCTACCGGTCGTTCACGCCGCGTCCCGCCGCCTACTTCGGGCTCGACGTGGTGCGCGTGCCCGCCCGCGGGTTCGCCACGGTGGCCGGTGGTGGGTACGTCGCCTCCGGCCCCGCGAGCGGCTCGCGGCTGCCGCGCCCCGTGGCGCCGCGAGGACTCGCGCTGACCGGGCGCGAGGGCGCGGGGGAGGTGCAGACGCCGCTCCGGGGCGCCGCCTCCGCCGACCTGCGCATCGGCGACCGGGTGTGGTTCCGGCACGCCAAGGCCGGCGAGGTGATGGAGCGGTTCGACCGGGTGCACCTGGTGCGCGGCGACCGCGTCGAGCGCGTCGTGCCCACCTACCGCGGCGAGCAGCGGGCCTTCGGGTGA
- a CDS encoding ATP-grasp domain-containing protein, with protein MRYLILNRTPLSLFRFADWLGAEHEAVLLTDAAALSADPAERAAQLAGYARVEVVDDFHFNPLVESRALALHREQSFDRVLAVSEFELLRAARLRELFGVPGQDVASATAFRDKLAMKDILSAAGVPVADYAPVANLADLLRFVDRVGYPVVVKPRRGGGSMDVRVVRGPQDVESLLRAHRELGADDGGQLLAERFVEHELLHVDGMVVAGETRLMWASTQGETSCLDIKEGRPLHSCLLDPEDPLLEPARDLTRRALAALPTPETSMFHAEVFLATDGSLVFNEVASRAGGGMIEDMVALAFGPFLPELYVRTLAGNEPPVVPSAPDRIAGLSLFPPRPGTLEAIPDECPVPGIVAYRRYADPGAELELSQMSVGKIGSVLAAGGSRAEVEKALTEAITWFETATVIRSGATQTVRL; from the coding sequence ATGAGGTACCTGATCCTCAACCGCACCCCGCTCAGCCTCTTCCGGTTCGCGGACTGGCTCGGGGCCGAGCACGAGGCGGTCCTCCTGACCGACGCCGCGGCCCTCTCGGCCGACCCCGCGGAGCGTGCCGCCCAGCTCGCCGGGTACGCGCGGGTCGAGGTCGTCGACGACTTCCACTTCAACCCGTTGGTCGAGAGCCGGGCGCTCGCGCTGCACCGGGAGCAGTCCTTCGACCGCGTCCTGGCGGTTTCCGAGTTCGAGCTGCTCCGCGCCGCACGGCTGCGCGAGCTGTTCGGGGTGCCGGGTCAGGACGTCGCGAGCGCGACCGCCTTCCGTGACAAGCTCGCGATGAAGGACATCCTCTCGGCAGCCGGCGTGCCCGTCGCCGACTACGCGCCGGTCGCGAACCTCGCCGACCTGCTCCGGTTCGTCGACCGGGTCGGCTACCCCGTCGTCGTCAAGCCGCGACGTGGCGGCGGCTCCATGGACGTGCGGGTCGTGCGCGGCCCGCAGGACGTCGAGTCCCTCCTCCGCGCGCACCGGGAGCTGGGCGCCGACGACGGTGGGCAGCTCCTCGCCGAGCGGTTCGTCGAGCACGAGCTGCTGCACGTGGACGGCATGGTCGTCGCGGGCGAGACGCGCCTCATGTGGGCCTCGACCCAGGGCGAGACGAGCTGCCTGGACATCAAGGAGGGCCGCCCGCTACACAGCTGCCTGCTCGACCCCGAGGACCCGCTGCTCGAACCCGCACGCGACCTGACCCGGCGCGCCCTCGCGGCGCTGCCGACCCCCGAGACGTCGATGTTCCACGCCGAGGTCTTCCTCGCCACGGACGGCAGCCTCGTGTTCAACGAGGTCGCGAGCCGCGCGGGGGGCGGCATGATCGAGGACATGGTGGCGCTGGCGTTCGGCCCGTTCCTGCCGGAGCTCTACGTGCGGACCCTGGCCGGAAACGAGCCTCCCGTCGTCCCGTCGGCGCCCGACCGGATCGCCGGGCTCTCGCTGTTCCCGCCGCGTCCCGGCACGCTGGAGGCGATCCCCGACGAGTGCCCGGTGCCCGGCATCGTCGCGTACCGCAGGTACGCCGACCCCGGGGCCGAGCTCGAGCTCTCCCAGATGAGCGTCGGGAAGATCGGGTCGGTCCTCGCGGCCGGTGGGTCGCGCGCCGAGGTCGAGAAGGCACTGACCGAGGCGATCACGTGGTTCGAGACGGCGACCGTCATCCGGTCCGGAGCGACGCAGACCGTCCGGTTGTGA
- a CDS encoding ATP-grasp domain-containing protein, with product MTLLILHTRTASRRKHFAKAVETAHALGHRAIVVVEEPSWEGEYVDEVYTAPTGDLRATVARCVEISQLEPEPIAGVIAFVEHSVPTAAAVAAELGLPSISVDTAEKSRDKLSMRQAFEKVGISQPRFALASTVEEALEAAESVAYPLVMKPIIGGGSMFVRRVDTPEELAEHFEDIREGAWAGFDYDPLFILKSKYSEGILLEEFLPGNEISVESYVQDGVTTVVAVHDKPTPMDGPFFEETFYATPTVLAGATLAKVEEYTALAHQGLDIAQGATHTEFRVAPSGEPYILETGARLGGGPVYQSVLLSTGVDMVEVLTKVALGEVADVSVDPARVRHVGFSLHFGEQPGELAAVEGIDTLEDRDDVAEVMIYGKVGDQIDVPPRVWQAQGHVLFTGDSREEIVRKQREVNETLRFRVR from the coding sequence ATGACCCTCCTGATCCTGCACACCCGCACCGCGAGCCGACGCAAGCACTTCGCCAAGGCCGTGGAGACCGCGCACGCGCTCGGCCACCGGGCGATCGTCGTGGTCGAGGAGCCCAGCTGGGAGGGCGAGTACGTCGACGAGGTGTACACCGCGCCCACGGGTGACCTCCGGGCGACCGTCGCCCGCTGCGTGGAGATCTCGCAGCTCGAGCCCGAGCCCATCGCGGGCGTGATCGCGTTCGTCGAGCACAGCGTCCCGACTGCCGCGGCCGTCGCCGCCGAGCTCGGGCTGCCGTCGATCTCCGTGGACACGGCCGAGAAGAGCCGCGACAAGCTGAGCATGCGTCAGGCGTTCGAGAAGGTCGGCATCTCCCAGCCGCGCTTCGCGCTCGCGTCCACGGTCGAGGAAGCCCTCGAGGCGGCGGAGTCGGTCGCGTACCCGCTCGTGATGAAGCCGATCATCGGGGGCGGCAGCATGTTCGTGCGCCGGGTCGACACGCCGGAGGAGCTCGCGGAGCACTTCGAGGACATCCGCGAGGGCGCCTGGGCCGGTTTCGACTACGACCCCCTCTTCATCCTCAAGTCGAAGTACTCGGAAGGGATCCTCCTCGAGGAGTTCCTGCCGGGGAACGAGATCAGCGTCGAGAGCTACGTGCAGGACGGCGTGACGACCGTCGTCGCCGTGCACGACAAGCCGACGCCGATGGACGGACCCTTCTTCGAGGAGACCTTCTACGCGACGCCGACGGTGCTCGCCGGTGCGACGCTCGCCAAGGTCGAGGAGTACACCGCGCTCGCCCACCAGGGCCTCGACATCGCCCAGGGTGCGACGCACACGGAGTTCCGGGTAGCCCCGTCGGGTGAGCCGTACATCCTGGAGACCGGTGCGCGCCTGGGTGGCGGACCCGTCTACCAGAGCGTGCTGCTCTCGACGGGCGTCGACATGGTCGAGGTCCTCACGAAGGTCGCCCTGGGCGAGGTGGCGGACGTGTCCGTGGACCCCGCGCGGGTGCGCCACGTCGGCTTCTCCCTGCACTTCGGCGAGCAGCCGGGCGAGCTCGCCGCCGTCGAGGGCATCGACACCCTCGAGGACCGGGACGACGTCGCGGAGGTCATGATCTACGGCAAGGTCGGCGACCAGATCGACGTGCCGCCGCGCGTGTGGCAGGCACAGGGTCACGTCCTGTTCACCGGCGACTCGCGTGAGGAGATCGTCCGGAAGCAGCGCGAGGTCAACGAGACGCTCCGGTTCCGGGTGCGGTAG